The following are encoded together in the Raineyella sp. LH-20 genome:
- a CDS encoding AI-2E family transporter — protein MTSSPPGPPPSSIDEAVPRALRVAAAWGWRLIVLTVVGYGISWVLLQVPVLLTATMVALLLAVLLGPVALWLHRRVRLHRGLAAVISVLLAAAIAGGLLALVGQRIASGVTHVHLDLTGGVGQVQAWLSQGPLHLRPEQVQRVFSEIQNWISQHTTNLTQGAFRVGSSAVDTVVGTFLCLVTTVIFLADGRRIWTFLIGGVPLGERVRIDTAFRSGWRSLSAYIHTQFLVAALDAVLVGVGAAILGSPFAMAMAILVFVSAFVPVIGVVFGGGIAILATLVIQGWVAALVLLAIVVGVQQLESHVLQPFLMGRAVALHPLAVIFAVTAGSMMFGVVGALFAVPLLAMANAGIRTYAQVTARRRVRPTSPSDAPPARPGEPPVAGAGEPPVDGPGEPPVDGPGEPPVDGPGEPPVDGGTSAR, from the coding sequence GTGACCAGTAGTCCGCCCGGACCCCCACCCTCCTCGATCGACGAGGCGGTGCCCCGGGCGCTGCGGGTCGCCGCCGCATGGGGGTGGCGGCTGATCGTCCTGACGGTGGTCGGCTACGGCATCTCCTGGGTGCTGCTGCAGGTCCCGGTGCTGTTGACCGCCACCATGGTCGCCCTGCTGCTCGCCGTCCTCCTCGGTCCGGTCGCGCTCTGGCTGCACCGGCGGGTCCGCCTGCACCGTGGGCTGGCGGCCGTGATCAGTGTGCTGCTGGCGGCGGCGATCGCCGGTGGTCTACTGGCGCTGGTGGGCCAGCGGATCGCCAGTGGCGTCACCCACGTCCATCTGGACCTCACCGGAGGCGTCGGGCAGGTGCAGGCCTGGCTGTCCCAGGGCCCGCTGCACCTGCGCCCCGAGCAGGTCCAGCGGGTGTTCAGCGAGATCCAGAACTGGATCAGCCAGCACACCACCAACCTCACCCAGGGCGCGTTCCGGGTCGGTTCCTCCGCCGTCGACACGGTGGTCGGGACCTTCCTGTGCCTGGTCACCACCGTCATCTTCCTGGCGGACGGCCGCCGGATCTGGACCTTCCTGATCGGCGGCGTCCCGCTCGGCGAGCGCGTCCGGATCGACACCGCCTTCCGCAGCGGCTGGCGCAGCCTGTCGGCCTACATCCACACCCAGTTCCTGGTCGCCGCTCTCGACGCGGTGCTCGTCGGCGTCGGCGCCGCGATCCTCGGCTCCCCCTTCGCCATGGCGATGGCGATCCTGGTGTTCGTCTCGGCGTTCGTGCCGGTCATCGGCGTGGTCTTCGGCGGCGGCATCGCGATCCTCGCCACGCTGGTGATCCAGGGCTGGGTGGCCGCCCTGGTGCTGCTGGCCATCGTGGTCGGCGTGCAGCAACTGGAGTCCCACGTGCTGCAACCGTTCCTGATGGGGCGCGCCGTCGCCCTGCACCCGCTCGCGGTGATCTTCGCGGTGACCGCCGGCTCGATGATGTTCGGCGTCGTGGGCGCCCTGTTCGCCGTCCCGCTCCTGGCGATGGCGAACGCCGGGATCAGGACGTACGCCCAGGTCACCGCCCGACGGCGCGTCCGGCCGACGAGCCCGTCCGACGCCCCGCCGGCCCGTCCGGGCGAGCCGCCGGTGGCCGGTGCGGGTGAGCCGCCGGTGGACGGTCCGGGCGAGCCGCCGGTGGACGGTCCGGGCGAGCCGCCGGTGGACGGTCCGGGCGAGCCGCCGGTGGACGGCGGGACATCCGCCCGGTGA
- a CDS encoding fumarylacetoacetate hydrolase family protein — protein MRLATLRTPDGTAAARLDGETYTLIEGCEDVSELLADPEWREVAAGAAGPAVPADGADLATLLPAPGKVICAGLNYATHIREMGRELPEFPTLFAKFADSLTGPYDDVVAPAEDPMLDWECELGMVIGADAYRVAEEDAAAYIAGYTVVNDVSMRGFQRRTVEWLQGKIWQSSTPVGPALVTPDEFDPADAEITTRVNGELMQQANTGDLVFTAAKLVAYVSSIVTLRAGDLLLTGTPGGVGLARDPQVFLRAGDVVEVAVAGLGRLETRFVAPRA, from the coding sequence ATGCGCCTCGCCACCCTCCGCACCCCCGACGGCACCGCCGCCGCCCGCCTCGACGGCGAGACCTACACCCTCATCGAGGGATGCGAGGACGTCAGTGAACTCCTCGCCGATCCTGAGTGGCGCGAGGTCGCCGCCGGCGCCGCTGGGCCGGCGGTTCCGGCCGACGGGGCGGACCTGGCGACCCTGCTGCCGGCGCCGGGCAAGGTGATCTGCGCCGGGCTGAACTACGCCACCCACATCCGGGAGATGGGCCGCGAACTGCCCGAGTTCCCGACGCTCTTCGCGAAGTTCGCCGACAGTCTGACGGGGCCGTACGACGACGTGGTCGCCCCGGCCGAGGACCCGATGCTGGACTGGGAGTGCGAGCTCGGCATGGTGATCGGCGCGGACGCCTACCGGGTGGCGGAGGAGGACGCCGCCGCGTACATCGCGGGCTACACGGTGGTCAACGACGTGTCGATGCGCGGCTTCCAGCGTCGTACGGTCGAGTGGTTGCAGGGCAAGATCTGGCAGTCCTCCACCCCGGTCGGCCCGGCGCTGGTCACCCCGGACGAGTTCGATCCGGCCGATGCGGAGATCACCACCCGGGTCAACGGCGAGCTGATGCAGCAGGCGAACACCGGTGACCTGGTCTTCACCGCGGCGAAGCTGGTGGCGTACGTGTCGTCGATCGTCACCCTGCGCGCGGGCGACCTGCTGCTGACCGGCACCCCGGGTGGGGTCGGCCTGGCCCGGGACCCGCAGGTGTTCCTCCGTGCCGGCGATGTCGTCGAGGTGGCGGTGGCCGGTCTGGGCCGGTTGGAGACCCGCTTCGTCGCACCGCGGGCCTGA
- a CDS encoding sensor histidine kinase, whose product MSASPGVRGQAALVAVLVLAFALFTGGGIMVGALSTTLRRGIEDTQRARLTEAVAVVEQRGIDGLAAADDAHALRAGGPLQVLDPSRTGPESVVYASDARWDVPLTTARPAPGVTVIDRRARAPHTDMRYLAAARGITSQGAAYVVVTGGSLVGVDRAVRQDVASLAAGVPLLALLGGWAVWLLVGRTLRPVEELRTAVEEIGAADVTGRVPVPPRHDEIGRLAVTMNALLTRIQRSRDSQRRFVADASHELRSPVAALGAGLEILQHRPEELPEVLPLMVTETRHLASLTDGLLVLARADAGMLHRRSIDVDLDDIVGAEVARMRASTELTVEARLAAARVVGEPDDLFRAVRNLVDNAARAARGRIGLSVGVEGADVVVRVDDDGPGIPATERARVFGRFVRLDADRARAHGGAGLGLAIVHSIVTAHGGTVTAGESPWGGARLEIRLPAVGTGAGTGELPVG is encoded by the coding sequence ATGTCCGCGTCTCCCGGAGTCCGCGGCCAGGCAGCGCTCGTCGCCGTCCTGGTGCTGGCCTTCGCCCTGTTCACCGGCGGCGGCATCATGGTCGGTGCCCTGTCGACCACCCTGCGCCGGGGGATCGAGGACACCCAGCGGGCCCGGCTGACCGAGGCGGTCGCTGTCGTCGAGCAGCGCGGCATCGACGGACTGGCGGCGGCCGACGACGCCCATGCCCTGCGGGCCGGCGGGCCGCTGCAGGTCCTCGATCCGTCCCGCACCGGCCCGGAATCGGTGGTGTACGCGTCCGATGCCCGGTGGGACGTGCCGCTGACGACGGCCCGTCCGGCACCGGGAGTGACGGTGATCGACCGGCGCGCCCGGGCCCCGCACACCGACATGCGCTACCTCGCGGCCGCCCGGGGCATCACCTCGCAGGGTGCGGCGTACGTCGTGGTGACCGGCGGGTCGCTGGTGGGAGTGGACCGGGCGGTGCGCCAGGACGTCGCGTCGTTGGCGGCCGGCGTGCCGCTGCTGGCGCTGCTCGGTGGGTGGGCGGTCTGGCTGCTGGTGGGGCGTACGCTGCGCCCGGTCGAGGAGCTGCGGACCGCGGTCGAGGAGATCGGCGCGGCGGACGTGACCGGCCGGGTGCCGGTGCCGCCGCGCCACGACGAGATCGGCCGACTGGCGGTCACCATGAACGCCCTGCTCACCCGGATCCAGCGCTCCCGCGACAGCCAACGTCGCTTCGTCGCCGACGCCAGCCACGAACTGCGGTCTCCGGTCGCGGCGCTCGGCGCGGGCCTGGAGATCCTCCAGCACCGTCCCGAGGAGTTGCCGGAGGTGCTGCCGCTGATGGTGACCGAGACCCGGCACCTGGCCTCCCTGACCGACGGACTGCTGGTGCTGGCCAGGGCCGACGCCGGGATGCTGCACCGGCGCAGCATCGACGTCGACCTGGACGACATCGTCGGCGCGGAGGTGGCCCGGATGCGGGCGTCCACCGAGCTGACCGTGGAGGCCCGGCTGGCCGCGGCCCGCGTCGTCGGCGAGCCGGACGACCTGTTCCGGGCGGTCCGCAACCTGGTCGACAACGCCGCGCGGGCGGCGCGCGGCCGGATCGGCCTGTCGGTCGGGGTGGAGGGTGCGGACGTGGTCGTACGGGTCGACGACGACGGGCCCGGGATCCCGGCGACCGAGCGGGCCCGGGTGTTCGGCCGGTTCGTCCGTCTCGATGCCGACCGTGCCCGGGCGCACGGCGGGGCGGGCCTGGGGCTGGCGATCGTGCACAGCATCGTCACCGCCCACGGCGGCACGGTCACCGCCGGGGAGTCCCCGTGGGGCGGTGCCCGGCTGGAGATCCGGCTGCCGGCGGTGGGCACCGGGGCCGGGACCGGCGAGCTGCCGGTCGGCTGA
- the pepN gene encoding aminopeptidase N → MTSANLTKVEAERRSASLEVHAYDVDLDLSGAPDPAVTGFPSTTTITFLTAEEDVRLDFIGESVESVEVNGDRLDPTPSWDGAALHLTGLVPHRVNRVVVRAVAAYSRTGQGLHRFVDPVDGETYLYSHLEPADARRVFATFEQPDLKAPRILHVTAPPAWSVVANQAIGSQVEVGDFVRTTFQPTPPLSTYLTAVCAGPWHHVHDVWTRRIGATTVEVPLGLWCRASLAEHLDADRLFETTKRGLDHYHDLFGFPYPWGKYDQLFAPEYNIGAMENPGCVTFNEKYLFTSRPTRQELEQRSNTMLHEMAHLWFGDLVTPAWWDDLWLKESFAEYMGVRTSVEADDHAEGWVTFAGARKAWAYAADRLPTTHPVAADIPDLEAARQNFDGITYAKGAAVLKQLVAYVGDEAFFAGARRYFARHAFGAARLVDLLDALEEVSGRNLRAWAEQWLQTSGVDELTTDGPGPDGVIRLRRTSPDDARRPHRLSVGLYLPDPDGRLRRTHHAEADLVGDGVDLDLADVDPAGEGPRLVLTNDDDLTYAISRLDPVSRDTALAYAGGMVDPLAQSQVWAALWNDVRDARMPATAFIRAVVEHGGRLDGHDDASAATLLPHLVGDTVTAVSEFLPRCLREAAWADAFDGAWDRLVSAVPGSDQQLAWARAATLLGGQVTGQDAPGVAARLAMLLDGPVPPGLEMGSELRWRTLIALSALGRATDDDLDAALAADPTARARAHHLTARVGRPDPQAKKWAWEQVQLHPSVWSNEEISAALAGWSTPAHRDLVTAYATPYWDRLIQWWERFPNEIATRLVGGLFPAVVDVDLTRPVAEHPVIAAARHWLDWHDAAPAALRRLVMEHADHAARAARAQLAVLETVAAENG, encoded by the coding sequence GTGACCAGCGCGAACCTGACCAAGGTCGAGGCCGAGCGGCGTTCCGCGAGCCTCGAGGTGCATGCGTACGACGTGGATCTGGACCTGTCGGGCGCCCCGGATCCGGCGGTCACGGGTTTCCCGTCGACCACCACGATCACCTTCCTGACTGCTGAGGAGGACGTCCGCCTCGACTTCATCGGGGAGTCGGTGGAGTCGGTCGAGGTCAACGGCGACCGGCTCGACCCGACGCCGAGCTGGGACGGTGCCGCCCTGCACCTGACCGGTCTGGTGCCACACCGGGTGAACCGGGTGGTGGTCCGCGCCGTCGCCGCCTACTCGCGCACCGGTCAGGGCCTGCACCGGTTCGTCGACCCGGTCGACGGGGAGACCTATCTCTACTCCCATCTGGAGCCGGCCGATGCCCGGCGGGTCTTCGCCACCTTCGAACAGCCCGATCTCAAGGCCCCGCGGATCCTGCACGTCACCGCGCCGCCGGCCTGGTCGGTGGTCGCGAACCAGGCGATCGGGTCCCAGGTCGAGGTCGGCGATTTCGTCCGCACCACCTTCCAGCCGACCCCGCCGCTGTCGACCTATCTCACCGCGGTGTGCGCCGGACCGTGGCATCACGTCCACGACGTGTGGACCCGGCGGATCGGGGCGACCACCGTGGAGGTCCCGCTCGGCCTGTGGTGCCGCGCCTCGCTGGCCGAGCATCTCGACGCCGACCGGCTGTTCGAGACCACCAAGCGCGGCCTGGATCACTACCACGACCTGTTCGGCTTCCCCTACCCGTGGGGCAAGTACGACCAGCTCTTCGCCCCGGAGTACAACATCGGCGCGATGGAGAACCCGGGCTGCGTCACCTTCAACGAGAAGTACCTCTTCACCTCCCGGCCCACCCGCCAGGAGCTCGAGCAGCGCTCGAACACCATGCTGCACGAGATGGCCCACCTGTGGTTCGGCGACCTGGTCACCCCGGCGTGGTGGGACGACCTGTGGCTCAAGGAGTCCTTCGCCGAATACATGGGCGTACGGACGAGTGTCGAGGCCGACGACCACGCCGAGGGCTGGGTGACCTTCGCGGGTGCCCGCAAGGCCTGGGCGTACGCCGCCGACCGGCTGCCCACCACCCATCCGGTCGCCGCCGACATCCCCGACCTGGAAGCAGCCCGGCAGAACTTCGACGGCATCACGTACGCCAAGGGCGCCGCAGTGCTCAAGCAACTGGTGGCGTACGTGGGCGACGAGGCCTTCTTCGCCGGTGCGCGGCGCTACTTCGCGCGGCACGCCTTCGGGGCGGCGCGGCTGGTCGACCTGCTCGACGCACTGGAGGAGGTCTCCGGCCGCAACCTGCGTGCCTGGGCCGAGCAGTGGCTGCAGACCTCCGGGGTCGACGAACTGACCACCGACGGCCCGGGCCCCGACGGGGTGATCCGCCTGCGGCGTACGTCCCCCGATGACGCCCGCCGCCCGCACCGGCTGTCGGTCGGCCTCTACCTGCCCGATCCTGACGGCCGGCTGCGCCGTACGCACCACGCCGAGGCCGATCTGGTCGGCGACGGGGTGGACCTCGACCTGGCCGACGTCGACCCAGCGGGGGAGGGGCCCCGGCTGGTGCTGACCAACGACGACGACCTCACCTACGCGATCAGCCGACTCGATCCGGTGAGCCGCGACACCGCCCTGGCGTACGCCGGCGGGATGGTGGACCCGCTCGCCCAGTCCCAGGTGTGGGCGGCGCTGTGGAACGACGTCCGCGACGCCCGGATGCCCGCCACCGCGTTCATCCGGGCGGTGGTGGAGCACGGCGGACGGCTCGACGGCCACGACGACGCGAGCGCTGCCACCCTGCTGCCGCATCTCGTCGGCGACACGGTGACCGCGGTGTCCGAGTTCCTGCCCCGCTGCCTGCGAGAGGCCGCCTGGGCCGACGCGTTCGACGGTGCATGGGACCGGCTGGTCTCCGCCGTCCCGGGCTCGGACCAGCAGCTCGCCTGGGCGCGGGCCGCGACGCTGCTCGGCGGGCAGGTCACCGGGCAGGACGCCCCGGGGGTCGCTGCCCGGCTCGCGATGTTGCTCGACGGTCCGGTGCCGCCCGGCCTCGAAATGGGCTCCGAGTTGCGCTGGCGGACCCTGATCGCCCTGTCGGCGCTCGGTCGGGCGACCGACGACGACCTCGACGCCGCACTGGCGGCCGATCCGACCGCGCGGGCGCGGGCCCACCACCTCACCGCCCGAGTCGGGCGACCCGATCCTCAGGCCAAGAAATGGGCCTGGGAGCAGGTGCAGCTGCACCCGTCGGTGTGGTCGAACGAGGAGATCAGCGCCGCGCTGGCGGGTTGGAGCACCCCGGCCCACCGCGACCTGGTCACCGCGTACGCCACGCCGTACTGGGACCGGCTGATCCAGTGGTGGGAGCGGTTCCCGAACGAGATCGCCACCCGGCTGGTCGGCGGCCTCTTCCCGGCGGTCGTCGATGTCGACCTCACCCGACCGGTCGCCGAGCATCCCGTCATCGCTGCGGCGCGCCATTGGTTGGACTGGCACGATGCCGCCCCGGCCGCGCTGCGGCGGCTGGTGATGGAGCATGCCGACCACGCCGCACGGGCCGCCCGGGCCCAACTGGCGGTGCTGGAGACGGTGGCCGCCGAGAACGGCTGA
- the lysX gene encoding bifunctional lysylphosphatidylglycerol synthetase/lysine--tRNA ligase LysX: MTARAATTRGMARRTPTTPGVTTRARRIVAEVITWLYVIAAVVAAVDWIRHRIVRHAPRWGLQEFFVTLNIPVTASLVSVVGLGLLTAAIMRRKRFALSVIGAFQVIGLATDVTALVFATRHRPMPPLPFTDVDRGGLAVVNLAISVALLATVVWLRPAFPARVRRGSWGIAITLLAAGLLLDLGLTQLLLRTSTEARGPAWQVLVVALFNAVGLPMPRDWVVSAGRVIPQVTGAIAGLSLLLAVGAFLRSARFSGGWQQENEVALRTLLAEYGEEDSLGYYATRRDKMLHFSDNRRAVIAYRVIGSVCLASGDPIGDRRQWPELVRSWASYARTYGWTPAVLACSEAGARVYDAVIGTEVINLGDEAILHPDRFRLDSTSMTPVRHAQRRARRAGVTVRVQRAEELDEVDLAGLHQLAGDWRVGGTERGFSMALGRVGDPADGRCLVVTAYDTEEQPIALLTFVPWGRRGVSLDLMRRSPEAPNGTNELIVTELMAWAVDNGISRISLNFAFFRRVFAEAEDVSAGALTRFNSQVLGWMDRYWQVQRLYLSNAKYQPTWQSRYVFLPSVIDLVPVALAAARAEGFLPLWPWMRGAEGVGVLDATHLAAVRELADRRPIEGLHPRRDDQTRHRLAHLEELTATGRSGYPLGRTDVARLSAVDRAGPARAVVGRIRRVRDHGGVCFVDVVDGRVSGQFVLEAERLGRDAVREFARLVDAGDLVQFGAEPTRTRNGTPSWAVDSWRMLAKSLRPVPWEGFDDPDARLRNRSLDLIVHPEEIEVLSARSRAIDAIRATLRDAGYLEVETPILQTIHGGAAARPFQTEINAYRTDLVLRIAPELMLKRLLVGGFGPIFELGRNFRNEGADATHNPEFTVLEAYEPFADYTDMRLLTERLVRAAAVAVHGREVMPLDLGGDADTAPDTGNATDTGNATDTGNATSTAGTGTGTGTELVDISGEWPVITVCDAVSAAVGRPISIDTDLETLLALAHQYGIHVRDGWGAGALIEELYGELVEARTVLPTFYTDFPAETSPLAGPHRSTPGLVERWDLVAGGMELGTAYSELTDPLEQRRRLVEQSWRAAAGDPDAMEVDEDFLTALEVGLPPAGGLGVGIDRLVMALLDRPIREVLTFPFVRPRR, from the coding sequence ATGACCGCGCGCGCAGCGACGACCCGCGGCATGGCCCGTCGTACGCCGACCACCCCGGGCGTCACCACACGGGCCCGCCGGATCGTCGCCGAGGTCATCACCTGGCTCTACGTCATCGCCGCGGTCGTGGCGGCGGTGGACTGGATCCGCCACCGGATCGTCCGGCACGCCCCACGGTGGGGGCTGCAGGAGTTCTTCGTCACGCTGAACATCCCAGTCACCGCCTCGCTGGTGTCGGTGGTCGGGCTGGGGCTGCTCACCGCCGCGATCATGCGGCGCAAGCGGTTCGCGTTGAGCGTGATCGGCGCCTTCCAGGTGATCGGCCTGGCCACCGACGTCACCGCCCTGGTCTTCGCGACGCGGCACCGGCCGATGCCGCCGCTGCCGTTCACCGACGTGGACCGCGGTGGACTGGCGGTGGTCAACCTGGCCATCTCCGTGGCGCTGCTGGCCACCGTCGTCTGGCTCCGACCGGCCTTCCCCGCGCGGGTGCGGCGCGGTTCCTGGGGGATCGCGATCACCCTCCTCGCCGCGGGGCTGCTGCTCGACCTCGGTCTCACTCAGCTGCTGTTGCGCACCTCGACCGAGGCCCGCGGACCGGCCTGGCAGGTGCTCGTGGTGGCCCTGTTCAACGCCGTCGGGCTGCCGATGCCGCGCGACTGGGTGGTCAGTGCGGGTCGTGTCATCCCGCAGGTCACCGGTGCCATCGCCGGTCTGTCGCTGCTGCTCGCGGTGGGGGCCTTCCTCCGGTCGGCCCGGTTCAGCGGCGGCTGGCAGCAGGAGAACGAGGTGGCACTGCGCACCCTGCTGGCCGAGTACGGCGAGGAGGACTCGCTCGGCTATTACGCCACCCGCCGCGACAAGATGCTCCATTTCTCCGACAACCGGCGGGCGGTGATCGCCTATCGGGTGATCGGCTCGGTGTGCCTGGCCAGTGGTGATCCGATCGGCGACCGGCGGCAGTGGCCCGAACTGGTCCGCTCGTGGGCGTCGTACGCCCGGACGTACGGTTGGACGCCGGCGGTGCTGGCCTGCTCCGAGGCCGGTGCCCGCGTCTACGACGCGGTGATCGGCACCGAGGTGATCAACCTCGGCGACGAGGCGATCCTGCACCCGGACCGATTCCGGCTGGACTCGACCAGCATGACGCCGGTCCGGCACGCCCAACGCCGGGCCCGCCGGGCGGGCGTCACGGTGCGGGTCCAGCGAGCCGAGGAACTCGACGAGGTGGACCTGGCCGGCCTCCATCAACTCGCCGGGGACTGGCGGGTCGGCGGCACCGAGCGCGGCTTCTCGATGGCGTTGGGCCGGGTCGGGGATCCGGCCGACGGCCGGTGCCTGGTCGTCACGGCGTACGACACCGAGGAGCAGCCGATCGCGCTGCTCACCTTCGTCCCGTGGGGTCGGCGCGGCGTGTCGCTGGACCTGATGCGACGCTCGCCCGAGGCGCCCAACGGCACCAACGAGTTGATCGTCACCGAGCTGATGGCCTGGGCGGTGGACAACGGCATCAGCCGGATCTCGCTCAACTTCGCCTTCTTCCGCCGGGTGTTCGCCGAGGCCGAGGACGTCAGCGCCGGAGCGCTGACCCGGTTCAACTCCCAGGTGTTGGGATGGATGGATCGCTACTGGCAGGTGCAGCGCCTCTACTTGTCGAACGCCAAGTACCAGCCCACCTGGCAGTCCCGCTACGTCTTCCTGCCGTCGGTCATCGACCTGGTGCCGGTCGCGCTGGCGGCCGCCCGGGCGGAAGGGTTCCTGCCGCTCTGGCCCTGGATGCGCGGTGCTGAAGGCGTCGGCGTGCTCGACGCGACCCACCTGGCCGCTGTCCGGGAGCTGGCGGACCGCCGCCCGATCGAGGGCCTGCACCCACGCCGCGACGACCAGACCCGCCACCGGCTCGCCCATCTCGAAGAGTTGACGGCGACCGGCCGATCCGGCTACCCGCTGGGCCGCACCGACGTGGCGCGGTTGTCGGCGGTCGACCGGGCGGGCCCGGCTCGGGCCGTCGTCGGACGGATCCGGCGGGTCCGCGACCACGGCGGGGTGTGCTTCGTGGATGTGGTGGATGGGCGGGTCAGTGGCCAGTTCGTCCTGGAGGCCGAGCGGCTGGGGCGCGACGCCGTGCGGGAGTTCGCCCGGCTGGTCGACGCCGGCGACCTCGTCCAGTTCGGCGCGGAACCGACCCGGACCCGCAACGGCACCCCGTCGTGGGCCGTGGACTCCTGGCGGATGCTGGCCAAATCGCTGCGGCCGGTGCCGTGGGAGGGCTTCGACGACCCCGATGCCCGGCTGCGGAACCGCTCGCTGGACCTGATCGTCCATCCCGAGGAGATCGAGGTGCTGTCGGCCCGCTCCCGCGCCATCGACGCGATCCGCGCCACCCTGCGCGACGCCGGCTACCTGGAGGTGGAGACCCCGATCCTGCAGACGATCCACGGCGGGGCGGCGGCCCGACCGTTCCAGACCGAGATCAACGCGTACCGCACAGACCTGGTGCTGCGGATCGCGCCGGAACTGATGCTGAAGCGCCTGCTGGTCGGCGGATTCGGGCCGATCTTCGAGCTGGGCCGCAACTTCCGCAACGAGGGCGCCGACGCCACCCACAACCCCGAGTTCACCGTCCTCGAGGCGTACGAACCCTTCGCCGACTACACCGACATGCGCCTGCTCACCGAACGGCTGGTGCGGGCTGCCGCGGTGGCCGTGCACGGCCGCGAGGTGATGCCGCTCGACCTCGGTGGCGACGCGGACACCGCCCCGGACACGGGCAACGCCACGGACACGGGCAACGCCACGGACACGGGCAACGCCACGAGCACCGCCGGCACCGGCACCGGCACCGGCACCGAGCTTGTCGACATCTCCGGGGAATGGCCAGTGATCACCGTGTGCGACGCGGTGTCGGCGGCCGTCGGCCGCCCGATCAGCATCGACACCGACCTCGAGACCCTGCTCGCCCTCGCCCACCAATACGGCATCCACGTCCGTGACGGCTGGGGCGCCGGCGCGCTGATCGAGGAACTGTACGGGGAGCTGGTCGAGGCGAGGACCGTGCTCCCCACCTTCTACACCGATTTCCCGGCGGAGACGTCCCCGCTGGCCGGGCCGCACCGCAGCACACCGGGCCTGGTCGAGCGGTGGGACCTGGTCGCCGGCGGGATGGAGCTCGGCACCGCCTACTCCGAGCTGACCGATCCGCTGGAGCAGCGCCGCCGCCTCGTGGAGCAGTCCTGGCGCGCCGCCGCGGGCGATCCGGATGCGATGGAGGTGGACGAGGACTTCCTCACCGCGCTCGAAGTGGGGCTGCCTCCCGCCGGTGGCCTCGGCGTCGGCATCGACCGCCTGGTGATGGCCCTGCTCGATCGCCCGATCCGCGAGGTGTTGACCTTCCCGTTCGTACGCCCCCGCCGCTGA
- a CDS encoding response regulator transcription factor — MRVLLVEDDDSLAELVRRGLAPDGFTVEVARTGPDGLWAATEQSYDAVVLDIMLPGLNGYDVLKGIRKAEVWVPVIMLTAKDGDLDQVDAFDLGADDYLTKPFSLAVLGARLRALIRRGAPPRPSVLAVGDLTLDPSSGRVSRGGTDIRLTGKEFALLEYLMRRAGDVLSKSDLLDHVWDAAFDGDLNIVEVYVGYLRRKIDEPFGVHTIETLRGRGYRLNTQLS; from the coding sequence GTGCGCGTGCTGCTGGTGGAGGACGACGACTCCCTCGCCGAACTCGTCCGGCGAGGACTGGCGCCGGACGGGTTCACCGTCGAGGTGGCCCGGACCGGTCCGGACGGGCTGTGGGCGGCGACCGAACAGTCCTACGACGCCGTGGTGCTCGACATCATGCTGCCCGGGCTCAACGGCTACGACGTCCTCAAGGGAATCCGCAAGGCCGAGGTGTGGGTGCCGGTGATCATGCTCACCGCCAAGGACGGGGACCTCGACCAGGTCGACGCCTTCGACCTCGGCGCGGACGACTACCTGACCAAACCGTTCAGCCTGGCGGTGCTCGGGGCCCGGCTGCGGGCCCTGATCCGACGTGGCGCCCCACCGCGGCCGTCCGTCCTGGCGGTCGGCGACCTGACCCTGGACCCGTCCAGCGGACGGGTCTCCCGCGGCGGCACCGACATCCGGCTCACCGGCAAGGAGTTCGCCCTGCTCGAGTACCTGATGCGACGCGCCGGTGACGTGCTGTCGAAGTCCGACCTCCTCGACCATGTGTGGGACGCCGCGTTCGACGGCGACCTCAACATCGTCGAGGTGTACGTCGGCTACCTGCGCCGCAAGATCGACGAACCCTTCGGCGTACACACCATCGAGACGCTGCGCGGCCGGGGCTACCGCCTCAACACACAGCTCAGCTGA